The genomic region TCCGTCGAAGGCAACATTCGCGCACTCGGCGGCATTCAGCTTCGCGTCGAGAAGGTGATGGACGTTACGATCAGCCGTGAGATGGAACGGCTCGATCGACGCCTGCTTTTCCTTGCGACGGTCGGCTCGACGGCGCCGTTCGTGGGTCTGTTCGGCACGGTCTGGGGCATCATGACGAGCTTCCAGTCGATCGCGGTTTCCAAGAATACGTCGCTGTCGGTTGTGGCGCCGGGTATCGCGGAAGCGCTTTTTGCAACCGCCCTCGGCCTGATGGCCGCTATTCCTGCCGTTATTTTCTACAACAAGTTCTCGGCGGATTCGGCTGCGATCTCGCAGCGTCTCTATGCATTTTCGGATGAATTTGCAGCGATCGTATCGCGGCAGATCGACGTGAGGGCTTAGCCGATGGGAATGAGCGTCAAGGCGGGCGGAGGCGGTGGACGCGGTCGGCGTCGCGGCAAGCATATGCCGATGAGCGAGATCAACGTCACGCCGATGGTCGACGTGATGCTCGTGCTGCTCATCATTTTCATGGTCGCCGCGCCGCTGCTGCAGACCGGCATCGACGTCAATCTGCCGGAAGCCAAGGGGCAGCAAATTCCGACGCCGAAGAAAGATCCGCTGGCGGTCACGGTGAAGGCCAACGGCGATGTTTACATCGGCGATTCGCAGGTTCCGCTCGATGATCTGGCGACGAAGCTCAAGGCCATCGCGCAGAACGGCTACGACGAGACGATCTTCGTGCGCGGCGACAAGGGTGTGAACTACGGTACGGTGATGGAAGTCATGAGCCGCATCAATCAGGGCGGCTTCAAGAAGTTGTCGTTCGTTCTCAACGGGGAGAAGGGAGGCACTTAGCGCCCGTAATCGCTAAAGGACGATACGTATGACGAACATGGATGCGCGTCAGCGCCCTCTCAAGACCGGTTCGTCGCGAGGCCTGTCGGCAGCGAAGGCTTCGGTCTGCGGCCGGTTCCCGTCGCAGTTCGGACCGCTACTTGGGCCGCAGTTTGGTGAGTATCGGCGGCCGGACGCGCCGCCTTATGTTGATTGTGGGTGCTGAACCGTGCCCTTCGGACTTGTTCTGTCCCTTCTTTTTCATGCCGCCCTTCTCGGGTGGGCACTTTACGGCTTGCATTCCTCGCCGCCGCTGACCCCGGACACGCCTGCGATTTCGGCTGAACTCATCACGCCGTCGGAATTCCTGCGCCTGAAGCAGGGCAGCGAAGACGCCAAACATCTCGAAACGAAGGCGAACGACAAGCCGACGCCGGACGACAGCAAGAACGATACGCAAAAGCCCGCGAATGCGCCGCCCCCTCCGCCGCCCCCGGCCGAGGAGCAGGTCGCGAAAACGGAGCCGCCTCCGGAGCCCGAACCGCCGGACGCTGCCGAGCCTCCGCCGCCTCCACCTCCGCCCGAGGCATCGAAGTCCGAGCCCGATCCGATCGCGAAGAAGCTGCAGGAGACGCCGCCGCCTCCGGCTGCGAACACGCCGCCTCCGCCGCCCGAGCCTGGTCCGACGCCTGAAGAAAAGAAGGCTGAAGAAGAAAAACAGGCCGCAGAAGCGGCGAAAAAGAAGGCCGAGGAAGAAGCTAAAAAGAAAGCCGAAGAAGAGGCAAAGAAAAAGGCCGAAGAGGAAGCCAAGAAGAAAGCGGCCGAGGAAGCGAAGAAAAAAGCGCTCGCCGAAGCCAAGAAGAAGGCTGCGGAAGAGGCAAAGAAAAAGAAGCTCGCTGCACTGAAGAAGAAGCGGCAGGAAGAGGCGCGCAAGAAGGCCGAGGCTGCCAAGAAGCAGTTCGATCCGAGCAAGATTGCCGCGTTACTGGACAAGTCGCCGGACGACGCGACGCCGAAAGCGTTGCTCGACAAGGACAAGCGGAAGAAGGGTCAGCAGGCATCTGGCTCGAAGAACGACGCGTTCGACACGGGCAAGGAAGCCGGTACGGCGACGGGCACCGATACGGTGCTTTCGGCGCGCGAGCAGGATCTGCTTAAGGGCATGCTGAAACAACAGCTCAACGGCTGCTGGCGGCCGCCGGGAACGGGCGGCGGCGAGGAAGTGCCGGTCGTCGCGCTGCATTGGGAACTCAATCCCGACGGCACACTCGCAGGCGAGCCGCAGGTGACGTCGGCACCGAACACGACGGCGGGGCAGGTCTATGCCGAGGCGGCGCTCCGGGCCGTCCGGACCTGTGCGCCTTTCCATCTGCCGCCGGACAAGTACGAAGGGGGCTGGAAGGTCATCGACTGGACTTTCGATCCGCGACAAATGTTGTAAACGCCTAAAAGTTGCTTCAATCGACCGCGAAGCGAGACAATCTTTGAACTCCCGGTTTGCCGGCAGTGACGCATGAGAGAGCCTGAATGATTCTGAAAGTCCGCCTGAAACGGCTGTTTTCTGTCGCTACGTTCGTCGCTGCCACCATAGGGCTCGCTCCAGGGTTGGCGACGACGCCCGCCATGGCGCAGCTCAAAGGTACGCAGACGGAAGGCACGATCGCGCCGATCCCGATCGCAATCCCGACATTTCTTGGCGACGATCAGCAACTCGCGCAGCAAATCTCCGGCGTGGTCGAAGCAGACCTTGGGAATTCAGGTTTGTTCCGGCCGCTCGATCACGGGTCTTTTCTGGAGCAGGTGCGCGACGTCAACGCGCTGCCACGTTTCAACGACTGGAGGTCGATCCAGGCCGACGCCCTGGTCGTGGGGCGCGTCGTCAACAGCGGCGACGGGCGAGTCGGCGCCGAATTCCGGGTCTGGGACGTGGCAGGCGGAAAGCAGCTCACGGGGCAGCGATTCTCAACGGCGTCCCGAAACTGGCGCCGCATCGGTCATATGATCGCCGACAGCATCTACGAACGCCTGACGGGCGAAAAAGGCTACTTCGATACGCGAATCGTCTTTGTCGACGAGACGGGACCGAAGGAACGCCGCATCAAGCGGCTCGCGATCATGGATCAGGACGGCGCCAATGTCCGCTTGCTGACGCAAGGCAACGAACTCGTGCTGACGCCGCGGTTCTCGCCGACGAACCAGGAAATCACCTACATGGCCTACATGGCCGATGGCCAGCCCAAGGTTTTCATCATGAACCTTGAGACCGGACAGCGGGAACTGGTCGGCGATTTTCCGAACATGACGTTCGCGCCGCGATTCTCGCCCGACGGCCAGCGCGTGATCATGAGTCTCGGCCGACCGGACGGCGGCTCCGACATCTACGAGATGGATCTGAGGTCGCGGCAGCCGCGGCGACTCACCCAGTCGAACGGCATCGACACCAGCCCCAGCTATTCGCCCGACGGCAGTCAGATCGTGTTCGAAAGCGATCGCGGCGGCCGGCAGCAGCTCTGGGTCATGAATTCGGATGGCTCCAACCAGCATCCGATCTCTGGAGGCGATGGCACCTATTCGACGCCGGTCTGGTCGCCGCGTGGCGACTATATCGCCTTCACCAAGCAGGCGGGCGGCCAGTTCATCATCGGCGTGATGAAACCGGACGGTTCAGGCGAGCGGCAATTGACGTCGGGCTTCCACAACGAGGGGCCGACCTGGGCGCCCAACGGCCGGGTGCTGATGTTCTTCCGTGATGTCAGCAACGGCGAGTCGGGTGGACCTCGAATCTATTCGGTCGACATCACCGGCTACAACGAGCGCGAAGTGAAGACGCCCTCGTTTGCATCCGACCCAGCGTGGTCGCCGCTGCTGAATTAAGATCCCGTTTACGAATGCGTCGCCACAAATATTAACGGCGATGGAAAAAGGACTCGAAAAGATACGCGATACCAATTGGTTGCGTATCTTAACGCCGCTGGAAAAAGTGTTGACTTTTGCCCACTAACGCCCGTTGCATTTTCGCATCTATGGGGTTGGAAAACTTGGGATTTGGCGCCTCCGTTCTTGATCCAAGACCGCCCTCCCGGTACCCCAGAGTACGGCTTTTGCCGGAATCGTATCAGGAGATATGACCATGCAGGGTGTGAAGGGGCTGATCCTTTTGTCAGCAGTTGTTGCGGCTATCGCTCTCGGCGCTTGCCGTCGCGAAGCTGAGCATGTTCCTCTGAAGCTTGGCGGCCCGGTCGCCAGCGACTCGGTTGCTCGCTAATTTAGCGCGTAATCAGGAACTTTAAGGAGACTACAATGAAGAGCGCAATCGTTCTCGCTACAGTTTTGGTTGCTGTTGCTCTCGGTGCTTGCCGCCGTGAAGCAGAAACGACGCCGCTGAAACTTGGCGGGCCCGTCGCTTCGGAGCAGGTTGCGCACTAAGCGCACCCTGACTTCTTAGTACTGCGTTTTTCATTATTGATCTTCAAGACCGAGTTGTGGGCGGGTTTCCGTCAACAACTCGGTCTTGAGCTTTTTAGGCCTGTCGTTCCAGGCATCCTCATTGTGCTGACAAAAGATCAGAACAAGTGAGTCTCAAGTTCTTTGGTGCTCTCGCGCAATAATTCCGGGAAAACACAAAGAAAAGTGGTCGTAATTCAAATTAGTCGCACACACACCTCTAAACCCGATGGTAATAGATCCGGTGAGAGGCTGCTGCGGAAAGCCCAGATTGCCAGTTCGAAATACGACGGATCGGGGAGCTACCGCCGCGGAATCGGCCATATTTTCGGCTGAACGCTCCGCTATCGGCATAAGGGACAAACACTATCTCTTGGCGGACGGTACGCGGTGCGACTCGCGCAAGGGACGAGATCGATACGAAGGGGATTAGCGGAATGATGGCCACGTTTGCGCGGAGCTTGGGCCTGCGCCTTGCCGCCGTTTCGATTCTTGCCGCGACGCTCGGCGCATGTGCCAACAAAGACATGCAGCCCGACTCGCTCGCCAGCAAGTATGGCAATGCAACACCCGGTTCGCAGCGCGACTTCACCCAGAATGTCGGCGATATCGTCTACTTCTCGACCGACTCGGTCGATCTGACGCCGGAAGCGCAGCAGACGCTCGTGAAGCAATCGCAATGGCTGCAGCAGTACCCGCAGTACACGATCACGATCGAAGGTCACGCCGACGAACGCGGTACGCGCGAATACAACATCGCGCTCGGTGCGCGCCGCGCGACGGCCGTGCGCAATTTCCTTTCGCAGCATGGTATCAACGGCGCCCGCATCCGTACGATCTCGTACGGCAAGGAGCGTCCGGTTGCGGTTTGCAACGATATTTCCTGCTGGTCGCAGAACCGGCGCGCGCAGACCGTGCTCAACAGCGGCGGCGTCGTCAGCCAGCGTTAGCGCTGGGCATCAACACCGAGGCATCGGCTGGGCGTCGTTTCGCCCGCCGCCACCTGCTCGTTCCTACCGGGTCGATGCTTGAGGGGGCTTGTTCGATAGGGGTTGCCGGGTGGTTCAATTCGGCAACATGTTAACAAACCTTTAAGGCCATTTGCTATCAGCAAAGTTTGGCCCAATTAGCCTCGCATAAGGACGCCACGTTATTTTTAGTTGCGGCGCCCTTATTCAATGCGGATTTCGCGGACTTCAATTGTTGCGGCTGGCGTGATTTGTTGCGTCCTGGGCTTGATGGGCGCCTTGGCATCGCATGTCGGCGCGCAAGACAGTGATCCTGATGGCATTCGGGCAGCCGAACTTCTCGAAGATGGTCTGGATGCCTTGTCCGACCGTGCAGAGGATTCGGGCCGCCGGCTCCTTAATCGCGTTATCGACGAATATCCCGGCACGGCTGCCGCGTCGCGCGCCAAGCGAGCGCTCGCCGCGCTTGAGCGTGGCGAACTCGATCCGGAATCGCGGCAACGGCTGAAAGCCGATGAGGCCGAACGGACGTCGGAATATCGGCATGCTTTCCTGCTGGATGTTGGCGATCGCGTCTTTTTTGCTGAGAACAGTGCCGCACTTGGCGGACGCGCGCGCAGCCTTATCGAGCAGCAGGCGCGCTGGCTAAATGTGCGACCGGATCTGTCCATCATGGTCATCGGCCGGGCCGACGGCGAGGGCAACAGCAAGGCGGCCCGCGACCTGTCGCTGCAACGGGCGCAGGCAGTTCGCGATCGTCTCGTCGCGGCTGGTCTGCCGCTGAATCGCATAGAGATCAAAGCCGCCGGAGATCTGGACCAGGTCGCAATCTGCGACAACGCCCTTTGCCGGGCGCAGAATCGCAATGCCGAGGTTCTGATCAACTACTGGCACGTCTATTCCGGCTGGCAAGCCGGTGCGCAGCATCCCGGATTGGCAAATTCCACGTCCGGAACGGCAAGCCGGCAATTGCGCGATTCGGGCGATCAGATTTCTCAATAGGTTGTTGGGAAAGGTGGTTGATGGCGGACTGCGACCCGGCGTAGGTGGAGGCGCGGGAACACCTGGGGTAAGCTCCCGCAGCCGGCTGGCGGGAGAATCCTGTTCCGGCGCGTGTCGCATCAACTGATCCGAGGGGCACAGCCGGGCATGGCCAAGCTTGCGCAAATCTACAGCACTGGCATGGGCGCCTTTCAGGCCGTCGCCTTGATTGCGGTTATGGCTCTCTCGTCCGGTCCGCTTTTGTCTCGCCCGGCCATGGCGCAGGCGAACGATGCGCGCGGGACGAAGGGCGGCGCGGCGGCGAATGCTTCTCCTGACTCGGCTCTCAAAGCACGCGTCGATGCCCTGGAAGAGCAGCTTGTCGATATGCAGGTCGTCGTCGGGACTTTGGAAACACTCGCCAAGAACGGCGGCGGTGGTGGCGGGGCTGCATCGCAACCCTTCCCATCGGCCGGAAGCGGTGCTGATACCGCGCGGATCGAAAGCCTCGAAACGCAGGTCCGGGCGTTGACGGCACAGGTTCAGCAACTCACAGAACAGATTCAAGCCCAGGGCGGTGTGCAACATCGAACCGACCTTCCGGGCGGACCTGACACGGCTTCGCTCGGGAGTGGCAACGGAACGCCGCAAGCCGAGTCTGCGGCTATTCCAGGTTTCGGCTCGACGACCGTTTCGCCGGGGAATGGCGGCAACGATGCCATCGGCGGGCTTCTGAACAAGCAGGATCAGCAAGGGCAGGCGAACGGCTGGTCGTCTCCACCCGGCGCGGGCGTTGCGACGGCGGCCTTGCCGCCCGCAAGCGAAGCGTCAGGCGATCCCAAGCAGGCCTACGAGACGGCGTATGGCTATCTGCTGCAGCGCGATTACGGCTCGGCGGAAGCGTCCTTCAATGATTTTCTGAAGAAGTATCCCAACGACTCGCTCGCCGGGAACGCCCAATACTGGCTCGGCGAGACGTATTTCGTGCGCGGTCAATACAAGGCGGCAGCCGGCGCGTTTCTCAAGGGGTATCAGACTTATGGGCAAAGCGGTAAGGCGCCCGACAGTCTGTTGAAGCTCGCGATGTCGCTGGACAGGCTGGGTCAGAAAGAGGCAG from Hyphomicrobium sp. MC1 harbors:
- a CDS encoding OmpA family protein, with product MGALASHVGAQDSDPDGIRAAELLEDGLDALSDRAEDSGRRLLNRVIDEYPGTAAASRAKRALAALERGELDPESRQRLKADEAERTSEYRHAFLLDVGDRVFFAENSAALGGRARSLIEQQARWLNVRPDLSIMVIGRADGEGNSKAARDLSLQRAQAVRDRLVAAGLPLNRIEIKAAGDLDQVAICDNALCRAQNRNAEVLINYWHVYSGWQAGAQHPGLANSTSGTASRQLRDSGDQISQ
- the tolR gene encoding protein TolR: MGMSVKAGGGGGRGRRRGKHMPMSEINVTPMVDVMLVLLIIFMVAAPLLQTGIDVNLPEAKGQQIPTPKKDPLAVTVKANGDVYIGDSQVPLDDLATKLKAIAQNGYDETIFVRGDKGVNYGTVMEVMSRINQGGFKKLSFVLNGEKGGT
- the ybgF gene encoding tol-pal system protein YbgF, with the protein product MAKLAQIYSTGMGAFQAVALIAVMALSSGPLLSRPAMAQANDARGTKGGAAANASPDSALKARVDALEEQLVDMQVVVGTLETLAKNGGGGGGAASQPFPSAGSGADTARIESLETQVRALTAQVQQLTEQIQAQGGVQHRTDLPGGPDTASLGSGNGTPQAESAAIPGFGSTTVSPGNGGNDAIGGLLNKQDQQGQANGWSSPPGAGVATAALPPASEASGDPKQAYETAYGYLLQRDYGSAEASFNDFLKKYPNDSLAGNAQYWLGETYFVRGQYKAAAGAFLKGYQTYGQSGKAPDSLLKLAMSLDRLGQKEAACSSFSELAAKFPTAPQSVKGRAQSERQRIGCQ
- the tolQ gene encoding protein TolQ, producing MNPADVAQSAVAPVSAGGFSFLELFLHASIVVQLIMGGLGLASIWSWAIIFEKLLAFRKARVESDRFEQLFWSGQSLDELYTNLSRGRTITMAALFVAAMREWKRSVEGNIRALGGIQLRVEKVMDVTISREMERLDRRLLFLATVGSTAPFVGLFGTVWGIMTSFQSIAVSKNTSLSVVAPGIAEALFATALGLMAAIPAVIFYNKFSADSAAISQRLYAFSDEFAAIVSRQIDVRA
- the pal gene encoding peptidoglycan-associated lipoprotein Pal; translation: MMATFARSLGLRLAAVSILAATLGACANKDMQPDSLASKYGNATPGSQRDFTQNVGDIVYFSTDSVDLTPEAQQTLVKQSQWLQQYPQYTITIEGHADERGTREYNIALGARRATAVRNFLSQHGINGARIRTISYGKERPVAVCNDISCWSQNRRAQTVLNSGGVVSQR
- the tolA gene encoding cell envelope integrity protein TolA gives rise to the protein MPFGLVLSLLFHAALLGWALYGLHSSPPLTPDTPAISAELITPSEFLRLKQGSEDAKHLETKANDKPTPDDSKNDTQKPANAPPPPPPPAEEQVAKTEPPPEPEPPDAAEPPPPPPPPEASKSEPDPIAKKLQETPPPPAANTPPPPPEPGPTPEEKKAEEEKQAAEAAKKKAEEEAKKKAEEEAKKKAEEEAKKKAAEEAKKKALAEAKKKAAEEAKKKKLAALKKKRQEEARKKAEAAKKQFDPSKIAALLDKSPDDATPKALLDKDKRKKGQQASGSKNDAFDTGKEAGTATGTDTVLSAREQDLLKGMLKQQLNGCWRPPGTGGGEEVPVVALHWELNPDGTLAGEPQVTSAPNTTAGQVYAEAALRAVRTCAPFHLPPDKYEGGWKVIDWTFDPRQML
- the tolB gene encoding Tol-Pal system beta propeller repeat protein TolB, with translation MILKVRLKRLFSVATFVAATIGLAPGLATTPAMAQLKGTQTEGTIAPIPIAIPTFLGDDQQLAQQISGVVEADLGNSGLFRPLDHGSFLEQVRDVNALPRFNDWRSIQADALVVGRVVNSGDGRVGAEFRVWDVAGGKQLTGQRFSTASRNWRRIGHMIADSIYERLTGEKGYFDTRIVFVDETGPKERRIKRLAIMDQDGANVRLLTQGNELVLTPRFSPTNQEITYMAYMADGQPKVFIMNLETGQRELVGDFPNMTFAPRFSPDGQRVIMSLGRPDGGSDIYEMDLRSRQPRRLTQSNGIDTSPSYSPDGSQIVFESDRGGRQQLWVMNSDGSNQHPISGGDGTYSTPVWSPRGDYIAFTKQAGGQFIIGVMKPDGSGERQLTSGFHNEGPTWAPNGRVLMFFRDVSNGESGGPRIYSVDITGYNEREVKTPSFASDPAWSPLLN